In Defluviitalea raffinosedens, the DNA window TCCATAAGCATGTTGTAAATTTGATTAGCTGCAAATATATCTCCGCCAGGGCTGTTGATCCAGATCGTTATATCACCCTCTCCGGACAACAGCTCTGATTTGAACTGCTTGGGAGTTACTTCGTCTCCCAGCCAGCTTTCTTCAGCTATTGGGCCGTCAATATATAATGTCCGGCTGCCATCATCGTTTTGTATCCAGTTCCAGAAGCGGCGAACCGGTTTTGGTTTTTGTGATTTGTTCAACTTTTGATCCCTCCGTTTCAGCATTGTTTTGGCCTGCAAATGCACCTGCATCGGCAAGCCTGGTCATGTTACCGTTAACAAGATACAGATCTCCGCCCAACTCCGCCGGAATCCGGTTCATGTCCTCAAGCTCGCGGATATCGTTAGCAGACATCCAGCCGTTCTGTCGAGCTACAGCATAACCATTCATGCGGCTTGCATAATCACCGCGCAGAAGGCCATCTACATTGAATTTGACAAAGTATGCCCGCTTCTCTGATGGTAAAAGCAGCGCTTTTTGGAGAGCCTGTTCCCAACGCACCACCCACGGGTCAAGCGTGTATTTAACAAATTCCAGAGATTGCTGTTCGATGTTTGAAAAGCTTGACTTTTCAAGATCTCCAACCATATGGGGAGGTACTCGGAATATCCGAGCAATTTCATTTATCTGAAACTTTCTTGTCTCTAAAAACTGTGCCTGTTCGGGTGGAATGCCGATTGGTTGAAACTTCATTCCCTCTTCCAGAACTGCAATGCGATGAGCATTGGCACTTCCTTGATAAACAGCGTTCCAGCTTTCCCGCACCTTTGCCGGATCCTTTAGTACACCGGGATGTTCCAGAACGCCACCCGGATTTGCTCCGTTGGCAAAAAAGGATGCACCATACTCCTCACAGGCAATAGCCATGCCTATGGCGTTCTTGGCCATAGCAATAGGGGAGTATCCGATCAGTCCGTCAAAACCGAGTCCCGGGATGTGAAGAACCTCATCACTTCGTAGGTATATAAGGCCTGCTTTTGGATTAACCCTACTCTCATCGCTGTCGCGCCGATAACTGTAAAACAGTTCTCCGTTTGGAGCCCTGTCTACCGTCATTTTGTTTGGCAAAAGTGGATAAAGCGCCAGCACTCGTCCAGAACCGTCCCTAATAATTTGAGCGTAAGCATTTCCCCATAAAAGAAGATGA includes these proteins:
- a CDS encoding phage portal protein, whose product is MSVFSRLFKARDKPKNSLFGNAYSFFFGGTSSGKAVNERTAMQTTAVYACVRILAEAIAGLPLHVYRYKEDGGKEKALTHPLYYLLHDEPNPEMTSFVFRETLMSHLLLWGNAYAQIIRDGSGRVLALYPLLPNKMTVDRAPNGELFYSYRRDSDESRVNPKAGLIYLRSDEVLHIPGLGFDGLIGYSPIAMAKNAIGMAIACEEYGASFFANGANPGGVLEHPGVLKDPAKVRESWNAVYQGSANAHRIAVLEEGMKFQPIGIPPEQAQFLETRKFQINEIARIFRVPPHMVGDLEKSSFSNIEQQSLEFVKYTLDPWVVRWEQALQKALLLPSEKRAYFVKFNVDGLLRGDYASRMNGYAVARQNGWMSANDIRELEDMNRIPAELGGDLYLVNGNMTRLADAGAFAGQNNAETEGSKVEQITKTKTGSPLLELDTKR